Proteins encoded by one window of Cannabis sativa cultivar Pink pepper isolate KNU-18-1 chromosome 4, ASM2916894v1, whole genome shotgun sequence:
- the LOC115712221 gene encoding pentatricopeptide repeat-containing protein At2g33680 → MPTKYSLCSALNTCSKTLNQRLGLQIHALIIQMGYEHNVFLNTALIDLYAKCDAIFDARRVFCSMKQHDQVSWTSIISGLSKNGHEREAMWRFKEMLSSQIKPNSFTYVGVISACTKLKEGLQQGSLLHSHVIKLCFSDNNCVASSLIDCYSKWGEMDQAKSVFDEITEKDGVLLSSMISSYAQNLYGEEALKVFMEMRSMSLSPNDHTLTSVLNACGSLAVLQEGKQVHSLVTKMGSKSNVFVASALIDMYSKCGNIDEARCIFDQTLEKNTVLWTSLIMGYAHSGQGSEALELFDHLVTEEGIKPDHICFTAILTACNHVGFLERGVDYFNMMIKDYGLVPELDQYACLVDLYARNGHLRKAKELMEEMPYSPNYVMWSSFLGFCKVYVEVELGREAAKVLIEMEPFNAAPIVTLAHLYARAGLWAEVAEVRKLMQKNDIRKSCGWSRWLK, encoded by the coding sequence ATGCCCACGAAGTACTCACTATGTTCAGCACTGAATACTTGTTCCAAGACTCTCAACCAGCGCTTGGGTCTCCAAATTCATGCCCTTATTATTCAAATGGGATATGAACATAATGTCTTTCTCAACACTGCTCTTATCGATTTGTATGCAAAATGTGATGCCATTTTCGACGCAAGAAGGGTCTTTTGCAGTATGAAGCAACATGATCAAGTGTCATGGACATCAATAATTTCTGGGTTATCAAAGAACGGCCATGAAAGAGAAGCCATGTGGAGGTTTAAAGAGATGCTTAGTTCACAAATCAAACCCAATAGTTTTACCTATGTTGGTGTTATAAGTGCATGTACAAAGTTAAAGGAGGGGCTTCAACAAGGCTCTTTGCTCCACTCACATGTTATCAAACTTTGTTTTAGTGATAATAATTGTGTGGCCAGCTCGTTGATTGATTGTTATTCAAAATGGGGAGAAATGGATCAAGCAAAGTCTGTATTTGATGAGATAACAGAGAAAGATGGTGTTCTACTCAGTTCCATGATTTCAAGTTATGCACAAAATTTATATGGTGAAGAGGCTCTAAAGGTGTTCATGGAAATGAGGAGCATGAGTTTGAGTCCAAATGATCATACTTTAACGAGTGTTCTTAATGCTTGTGGGAGTCTCGCAGTACTCCAAGAAGGAAAACAAGTGCACTCTTTGGTCACTAAAATGGGCTCAAAAAGCAATGTTTTTGTAGCCAGTGCTTTGATAGATATGTATTCAAAGTGTGGCAACATTGATGAAGCTCGTTGCATATTTGATCAAACACTtgaaaaaaatacagtattatGGACTTCATTGATCATGGGATATGCTCATAGTGGTCAGGGGTCAGAAGCACTTGAACTCTTTGATCATTTGGTGACTGAAGAAGGGATCAAGCCAGACCATATATGTTTTACAGCTATTTTGACTGCCTGCAATCATGTAGGTTTTCTTGAAAGGGGAGTAGATTACTTCAACATGATGATCAAGGATTATGGGCTCGTCCCTGAACTTGATCAATATGCTTGCTTGGTTGACCTGTATGCAAGAAATGGGCATCTGAGGAAGGCAAAAGAGTTAATGGAGGAAATGCCTTATAGTCCAAATTATGTAATGTGGAGTTCCTTCTTGGGTTTTTGTAAGGTATATGTCGAAGTAGAATTAGGGAGAGAGGCTGCCAAAGTGCTCATTGAGATGGAACCATTTAATGCTGCACCTATTGTCACATTGGCTCATTTATATGCAAGAGCTGGTTTATGGGCAGAAGTAGCAGAGGTTAGAAAATTGATGCAGAAAAACGACATTAGGAAAAGTTGTGGATGGAGTCGGTGGTTGAAGTAG
- the LOC115712226 gene encoding transcription factor bHLH18: MDVASSKWLSEVLQGVEDYNNIFSLDNQLEFGSDDHQILVGGDNYKQDFSSESNSSYSTITTSGGSDSIKKYSHHDHHQASNKKPAPSSNSSQLLSFDNYQNQHYPNSSSPPKINMSDISSTTLRPKKGLSQTDINFSSLDDVDHVVSNNKDRNSFIISNKKENYSSSSQPSIFIKGTNDYNNNNKRPYSMIKTPSHAQDHIMAERKRREKLTQRFIALSAIVPGLKKMDKASVLGDAIVYVKQLQERVNILEEQSKSRTVESVVFKKSQVSISSSTDEQNQDSSSSDQNFEGRSNNDQDYNHNNNNDNNQTLTLLPEIEARVYEKDVLIRIHCENHKGIVVKILSEMEKLDHHLSVVNTSVMPFGNCTLDITILAQMEKEFSMTVKDLVKNLRKALLKIM; the protein is encoded by the exons ATGGACGTGGCATCGTCGAAATGGTTATCAGAAGTACTG CAAGGAGTGGAAGACTACAATAATATATTCTCTCTAGATAATCAACTTGAGTTTGGTTCAGATGATCATCAAATATTAGTAGGAGGAGACAATTACAAACAAGATTTCTCTTCTGAGAGTAATTCATCTTACTCTACAATCACCACATCAGGTGGTTCTGATTCCATCAAAAAGTACTCTCATCATGATCATCATCAAGCTTCGAACAAAAAACCTGCACCATCTTCTAATTCCTCTCAGCTTCTTTCTTTTGATAATTATCAAAACCAGCATTACCCAAATTCCTCATCACCACCTAAAATTAACATGAGTGATATTAGTAGTACTACATTAAGACCCAAGAAAGGACTGTCCCAAACAGATATCAATTTCTCATCTCTTGATGATGTTGATCATGTGGTATCAAATAATAAAGATCGAAATTCCTTTATTATTAGTAATAAGAAGGAAAATTACTCATCATCATCTCAACCATCAATCTTCATCAAGGGGACTAatgattataataataataacaagagGCCTTACTCAATGATCAAAACTCCTTCACATGCTCAAGACCATATCATGGCTGAGaggaaaagaagagaaaagcTCACCCAACGCTTCATTGCTCTTTCTGCAATTGTCCCAGGCTTAAAGAAG ATGGATAAAGCATCGGTTCTTGGAGATGCTATTGTTTATGTGAAGCAACTACAAGAGAGGGTAAATATACTAGAAGAACAGTCGAAGAGTAGAACTGTGGAATCTGTGGTGTTTAAAAAATCCCAAGTATCAATATCATCATCAACTGATGAACAAAATCAAGATAGTTCTTCAAGTGATCAAAATTTCGAGGGTCGCTCTAATAACGATCAAGATTATAATCATAATaacaataatgataataatcaaACACTAACATTACTTCCTGAAATCGAAGCAAGAGTTTATGAAAAGGATGTGCTCATTCGAATCCATTGTGAAAATCACAAAGGGATTGTGGTCAAAATATTGAGCGAAATGGAAAAGCTTGATCATCATCTTTCTGTGGTTAACACTAGTGTCATGCCCTTTGGCAACTGCACTCTCGATATTACAATACTAGCTCAG ATGGAAAAGGAATTCAGCATGACCGTGAAAGATCTAGTTAAGAACCTAAGGAAGGCATTATTGAAAATTATGTGA